The proteins below are encoded in one region of Pseudomonas sp. SCB32:
- a CDS encoding glutathione S-transferase family protein — MSAKLVIGDFGKSSWSFRAWLVLVSAGVPFQPLQIRLEQPDTRQRILAHAPSGKVPALLVDDLVINDSLAICEYIAETCPQAHLWPADARLRAKARAASAEMHSGFSHLRTQMSFGLNTGDRVDELQTQTREEIQRVFAIWSDLLAASGSHSFLCGSFGIVDAMFVPVVFRFRRYGIEVPGHLQSYINNVLAYPAVQKWLELAAERT; from the coding sequence ATGTCGGCGAAACTGGTGATTGGAGACTTCGGCAAATCCTCCTGGTCGTTCCGCGCCTGGCTGGTCCTGGTGAGCGCGGGCGTCCCCTTCCAGCCCCTGCAGATCCGGCTCGAACAGCCGGATACCCGCCAGCGCATCCTCGCCCACGCGCCCTCGGGCAAGGTCCCCGCGCTACTGGTCGACGACCTCGTCATCAACGATAGCCTGGCGATCTGCGAGTACATCGCGGAAACCTGCCCCCAGGCCCATCTCTGGCCCGCGGACGCTCGTCTGCGGGCCAAGGCCCGCGCGGCTTCGGCGGAGATGCATTCCGGCTTCTCCCACCTGCGCACCCAGATGTCGTTCGGGCTGAACACCGGCGATCGGGTCGACGAGTTGCAGACGCAAACCCGCGAGGAGATCCAGCGCGTGTTCGCGATCTGGAGCGACCTGCTCGCGGCCAGTGGCTCGCACAGTTTCCTCTGCGGCAGTTTCGGCATCGTCGATGCCATGTTCGTACCCGTGGTCTTTCGCTTCCGTCGCTACGGCATCGAAGTGCCGGGCCATCTGCAGTCGTACATCAACAACGTGCTGGCTTACCCCGCCGTACAGAAGTGGCTGGAACTGGCCGCCGAGCGGACCTGA
- a CDS encoding PucR family transcriptional regulator, whose amino-acid sequence MKLATAIEHTVLREATVVAGSRAMDREISWVHIVDHPEITNWLKPGELLLTTGYNWPEDDQTCREMVRSLSRIGLAGVVLAVPHFREHFTQAAIDEANQCDLPLLELPWDIQFSEITHDVLARIINVQAEIIRRSDLIHRALTAAAIDASNLEGVAVALQQSLDKPATIVSADGTLLGASRPGCCEPDEREIIGKITLRESLFNAFHSNTPALFGEAHGLRRPRLGCPIRSRDEVIGIVWLDNVEGEFEELDSRALEHAAVIAALHLTHQRELSDQETRLGYAFVAGLLEGKFSATPSAIERAKASGWSESRDYRVCLVLLDEPIPLGMDGFHRRSCSAERISHVMQSLGVPALISVSLNQISFLLPAEIPPEEVWKSIREDGGAMAVSRVQRGASGMAQGAEDVLALMPLLRPGKLHNFDEVLFPRALMGDEDARRMLLERLIAPLENPKRGNSLIETAMCLAAEGFQLLNTAKALDIHISTLRYRVARMEEILGISFENPDDRFKLQVATQMYRFLSEDQ is encoded by the coding sequence ATGAAACTCGCCACCGCCATCGAGCACACGGTTTTACGAGAAGCTACGGTCGTTGCCGGAAGCCGCGCGATGGATCGCGAGATCTCCTGGGTGCACATCGTCGATCACCCGGAAATCACCAACTGGTTGAAGCCGGGCGAACTGCTGCTCACCACCGGCTACAACTGGCCCGAGGATGACCAGACCTGCCGCGAGATGGTGCGTAGCCTCAGTCGGATAGGGTTGGCTGGCGTGGTGCTGGCCGTACCCCACTTCAGGGAACACTTCACCCAGGCCGCCATCGACGAAGCGAACCAGTGCGACCTGCCCTTGCTTGAGTTGCCTTGGGACATTCAGTTCAGTGAAATCACCCATGATGTGCTGGCTCGAATCATCAACGTGCAGGCCGAGATCATTCGCCGCTCGGATCTCATTCACCGGGCGCTGACAGCTGCTGCGATTGACGCCAGCAACCTCGAGGGAGTGGCCGTTGCGTTGCAGCAGTCACTGGACAAGCCGGCCACCATCGTCTCGGCGGACGGCACCTTGCTGGGGGCGTCACGGCCTGGCTGCTGTGAGCCTGATGAGCGCGAGATCATCGGCAAGATCACCTTGCGCGAGTCATTGTTCAATGCGTTCCACTCCAATACCCCGGCGCTCTTCGGCGAAGCCCATGGTCTGCGCAGGCCCCGCCTGGGCTGCCCGATTCGCTCCCGCGATGAAGTGATCGGCATTGTCTGGCTGGACAACGTCGAGGGTGAATTCGAGGAGCTTGATTCACGCGCGCTGGAACATGCAGCAGTCATCGCAGCGCTGCACCTGACACACCAGCGGGAGCTTTCGGATCAGGAGACGCGCCTGGGCTACGCGTTCGTGGCCGGCCTGCTCGAAGGCAAGTTCTCAGCGACGCCCAGTGCCATCGAGCGCGCAAAGGCTTCGGGCTGGAGCGAAAGCCGCGACTACCGGGTGTGCCTGGTGCTGCTCGACGAACCCATTCCGCTGGGCATGGATGGATTCCATCGTCGCAGCTGCAGTGCCGAGCGCATCTCTCACGTCATGCAGAGCCTGGGTGTGCCGGCGCTCATCTCCGTATCCCTGAACCAGATCAGCTTCCTGCTACCTGCCGAGATACCGCCCGAAGAGGTCTGGAAATCGATCAGGGAGGATGGCGGCGCCATGGCAGTCAGCCGTGTCCAGCGGGGCGCCTCAGGCATGGCCCAGGGGGCGGAAGACGTATTGGCACTGATGCCGCTGCTGCGACCGGGGAAGCTGCACAACTTCGATGAAGTACTGTTCCCCCGCGCTCTGATGGGTGACGAGGACGCCAGGCGGATGCTCCTGGAGCGTTTGATCGCGCCGCTGGAGAACCCCAAGCGCGGGAACTCGTTGATCGAGACCGCCATGTGCCTGGCTGCCGAGGGATTCCAGCTGCTCAATACCGCCAAGGCGCTGGACATCCATATCAGCACCCTGCGCTACCGCGTGGCGCGCATGGAGGAGATCCTCGGTATCTCCTTCGAGAATCCTGACGACCGCTTCAAGCTGCAGGTTGCTACGCAGATGTATCGGTTCCTCTCTGAAGACCAGTGA
- a CDS encoding NAD-dependent succinate-semialdehyde dehydrogenase, which translates to MNNNITVASGANWELPSLAGGAAEGGFYDVINPATQGVFARVPDCRAEDAQRMVEASVAAFESWKQTTAFHRSQLLRKWFDRIVSRAEEIASVISQEMGKPIKEALGEVMYAAGFAEWYAEEAKRLYGETFSSQHENKRLYANRQPVGPVFAVTPWNFPAAMITRKVAPALAAGCTVIVKPAEQSPITAILLEKCWREVGGPEGTFQVITTNQAAAVSEVFLKERRIRKLTFTGSTEVGVLLYRQSAQTMKRMSLELGGHAPFIVFADADIQRAVDDIMACKFRNAGQTCVCTNRIYVHKSISLKLVDVLAARVQELRVGDPSDSETQIGPLVDEQGLQKVSEHVADAVNRGASVVVGGRALGGLYYQPTVLRNVTRGMRILEEETFGPVAPIIEFETVDEVVAAANDTPYGLAAYLWTRDLDTAHRVSERLDYGIVGINDGAPSTPQAPFGGVKMSGLGREGGVWGIQEYLDTKYVSVALDLQ; encoded by the coding sequence GTGAACAACAACATAACCGTAGCGTCTGGTGCCAATTGGGAACTGCCATCGCTTGCTGGCGGTGCCGCCGAAGGCGGCTTCTACGACGTCATCAACCCTGCAACCCAAGGTGTCTTCGCGCGTGTCCCCGACTGTCGAGCTGAGGACGCTCAACGCATGGTTGAAGCTTCCGTCGCTGCCTTCGAGAGCTGGAAGCAGACCACTGCCTTCCATCGCAGCCAGCTGCTGCGCAAGTGGTTCGATCGCATTGTGTCGAGGGCCGAAGAGATCGCATCGGTCATCAGCCAGGAAATGGGCAAGCCCATCAAGGAGGCACTGGGCGAGGTGATGTACGCTGCCGGCTTTGCCGAGTGGTATGCCGAAGAGGCCAAGCGCCTCTATGGCGAGACCTTCTCCAGTCAGCACGAGAACAAGCGCCTGTACGCCAACCGCCAGCCGGTTGGTCCGGTGTTCGCCGTAACGCCGTGGAACTTCCCGGCGGCCATGATCACCCGCAAAGTCGCACCGGCACTGGCGGCTGGTTGCACCGTGATCGTGAAACCCGCCGAGCAGTCACCGATCACCGCGATCCTGCTGGAGAAATGCTGGCGAGAGGTCGGTGGCCCGGAAGGCACCTTCCAGGTCATCACCACCAATCAGGCCGCCGCAGTCTCCGAGGTTTTCCTCAAGGAGCGGCGTATCCGCAAGCTGACCTTTACCGGCAGTACCGAGGTTGGCGTACTGCTGTATCGTCAATCGGCGCAAACCATGAAACGCATGTCCCTGGAGCTGGGTGGCCATGCTCCCTTCATCGTCTTCGCCGACGCGGACATCCAGCGCGCCGTCGACGACATCATGGCCTGCAAATTCCGTAATGCCGGCCAGACCTGCGTTTGCACCAACCGCATCTACGTCCACAAGTCGATCAGCCTGAAGCTCGTCGATGTCCTGGCAGCGCGCGTACAGGAACTGCGTGTCGGCGATCCCTCCGACAGCGAGACCCAGATTGGCCCGCTGGTCGACGAACAGGGGCTGCAGAAGGTCAGCGAGCACGTTGCCGATGCCGTCAACCGTGGGGCGAGCGTCGTTGTCGGCGGTCGTGCGCTGGGTGGGCTGTACTACCAACCGACGGTGCTGCGCAATGTCACCCGGGGCATGCGAATTCTCGAAGAGGAGACCTTTGGCCCGGTGGCGCCGATCATCGAATTCGAAACCGTCGATGAAGTGGTCGCCGCCGCCAACGACACGCCCTATGGCCTGGCTGCCTACCTCTGGACACGCGACCTGGACACCGCTCACCGCGTGTCCGAGCGCCTGGACTACGGCATCGTGGGTATCAACGATGGTGCTCCCTCCACCCCCCAAGCGCCATTCGGCGGCGTGAAGATGAGCGGCCTTGGCCGTGAAGGGGGTGTATGGGGTATCCAGGAGTACCTGGACACCAAGTACGTCTCGGTCGCGCTCGACCTACAGTGA
- a CDS encoding amino acid ABC transporter permease: MIKTVAAILVTLAFVVGMEWILRHVPNPIGPNADQLAQAAVVTIELTLLSGVLGVIIGTLVALGKTSSVWPLSWLCSLYIWVARGTPLLLQILFTFFALPAIFPALEFSDFTSAAIALAFNVGAYNAEAIRSGLLSVPKGQIEAAHALGLSRLTIFGSVVFPQALRISLPPLVNNGVSLLKDSSLAYAIGVVELSNAASRIQSATFEPVPVLLTSAAIYLVLTTGLTQVTNALERHLSFERK; encoded by the coding sequence ATGATCAAGACTGTGGCGGCCATTCTTGTTACCTTGGCTTTCGTCGTGGGTATGGAGTGGATACTGAGGCATGTGCCGAACCCGATCGGTCCCAATGCCGATCAACTCGCTCAGGCGGCAGTCGTCACCATCGAACTGACCCTTCTGTCCGGCGTGCTGGGCGTGATAATCGGCACATTGGTCGCCTTGGGCAAGACGTCCTCGGTCTGGCCGCTCAGTTGGCTTTGCTCCCTGTACATCTGGGTAGCCCGGGGCACGCCCCTGCTGCTCCAGATCCTGTTCACCTTCTTCGCGCTGCCGGCAATCTTCCCCGCACTGGAGTTCAGCGACTTCACGTCGGCCGCGATTGCCCTGGCCTTCAACGTCGGTGCATACAACGCCGAAGCGATTCGTTCCGGCCTGCTCTCGGTGCCCAAGGGGCAGATCGAGGCCGCCCATGCGCTCGGCCTGTCGCGCCTCACCATCTTCGGCTCCGTCGTCTTCCCCCAGGCGCTGCGGATCAGTTTGCCGCCCCTGGTCAACAACGGCGTATCCCTGCTCAAGGACTCATCCCTGGCCTACGCGATCGGGGTGGTCGAGCTTTCCAACGCCGCAAGCCGCATCCAGTCCGCGACCTTCGAGCCTGTACCCGTACTGCTGACGTCGGCCGCGATCTACCTGGTACTGACTACGGGGCTGACGCAAGTCACCAATGCCCTGGAACGCCATCTGAGCTTTGAGAGAAAGTAA
- a CDS encoding ABC transporter substrate-binding protein, translating to MKKSILMAIALVGAIGFQTASARPLDEIQKSGTIVIGTDGTFPPFQYFDGGKLTGFEIDLGNEIAKRMNVKVEWKPMAFDSLLAGLSQDRWDLVIASFGVTPERAKAVDFTNPHYCTGGIIVSTRPDIKSAADLNGKTVSVQTGSTYFEAVQKVPGIKQVRNLSSDNDARNALISGRANAWITDKFVALTAQAKGSQIQGSTHTLYLGNMLFDEEIATAVKKGNSPLLDKYNSVLKDILDDGTYAAISQKWFNEDVRCKGGSTSVATN from the coding sequence ATGAAGAAGTCCATTCTCATGGCTATTGCCCTGGTGGGTGCCATCGGCTTCCAAACAGCAAGCGCCCGCCCTCTGGATGAAATCCAGAAGAGCGGAACCATAGTCATCGGTACAGACGGCACCTTCCCTCCCTTCCAATACTTCGATGGCGGAAAACTCACCGGCTTCGAAATCGATCTTGGCAATGAAATCGCCAAACGCATGAACGTCAAGGTGGAATGGAAGCCCATGGCCTTCGATTCCCTGCTCGCGGGACTTTCCCAGGATCGCTGGGATCTCGTAATCGCCTCTTTCGGCGTAACACCAGAACGAGCCAAGGCCGTCGATTTCACCAACCCTCATTACTGCACCGGCGGCATCATTGTCTCCACCAGGCCGGACATCAAATCCGCAGCCGACCTGAATGGAAAGACCGTTTCGGTACAAACGGGCTCGACCTACTTCGAGGCCGTGCAGAAAGTGCCGGGCATCAAGCAGGTCCGCAATCTCTCTTCCGACAATGACGCCCGCAATGCGCTCATCTCCGGCCGCGCCAACGCCTGGATCACCGACAAGTTCGTTGCCTTGACCGCCCAGGCTAAGGGCAGCCAGATCCAGGGCTCCACCCATACCCTGTATCTGGGCAACATGCTCTTCGATGAAGAAATCGCAACCGCGGTGAAGAAAGGCAATAGTCCGCTTCTCGATAAATACAATAGCGTCCTGAAAGACATTCTGGACGATGGAACTTACGCAGCGATTTCTCAAAAGTGGTTCAACGAAGATGTCCGCTGCAAGGGCGGCTCGACAAGCGTCGCAACCAACTGA
- a CDS encoding DMT family transporter yields MSTNSNRAILELTVGGLMLSLSALTVAFAQIGAGGAGFYRMLFASVLFFLLLKIRRIPVRLRGFRAQLYTALAGVFLAIDLALWHQSIYIVGPGIGSILTNCQVFFMTFLGFYLLKEKPSVNFLISITLAFIGLYLLLMPEMTDAVGIKGVVYGVLSGLAYAICVYFLKINTQLPDGGGDKIAQMLNLSLWAALVLLAYALANGESLAIHDGWTLLMLVIYGVLVQFVGWLLVNRSIGAISLGLAGLILLLEPVITYFIDIAFLGKTNSTLQVCGALLTILAVYIGSIRPPKKADPALPEAT; encoded by the coding sequence ATGTCGACTAACAGCAATCGGGCAATCCTCGAACTGACCGTCGGCGGGTTGATGCTCAGCCTTTCTGCCCTGACTGTGGCCTTCGCCCAGATCGGGGCCGGCGGCGCTGGCTTCTACAGGATGCTGTTCGCCTCGGTCCTGTTCTTCCTGCTGCTCAAGATTCGCCGCATTCCAGTCCGGCTCAGGGGTTTCAGGGCGCAGCTCTATACGGCGCTGGCCGGCGTGTTCCTGGCCATCGACCTGGCGTTGTGGCATCAGAGCATCTACATCGTCGGCCCCGGCATCGGTTCGATCCTGACCAACTGCCAGGTGTTCTTCATGACCTTCCTGGGCTTCTACCTCCTCAAGGAAAAGCCCTCGGTGAACTTCCTCATCTCGATCACCCTGGCCTTTATCGGGCTGTACCTGTTGCTGATGCCGGAAATGACCGATGCCGTGGGAATCAAGGGGGTGGTGTACGGGGTACTCTCCGGGCTGGCCTACGCGATCTGCGTGTACTTCCTCAAGATCAACACCCAGTTGCCGGACGGCGGTGGCGACAAGATTGCCCAGATGCTCAACCTGAGCCTGTGGGCAGCACTGGTACTGCTCGCCTACGCCCTGGCCAATGGCGAAAGCCTGGCGATCCACGATGGTTGGACCTTGCTGATGCTGGTGATCTACGGGGTGTTGGTGCAATTCGTCGGCTGGCTGCTGGTCAACCGTTCGATCGGTGCCATCAGCCTGGGCCTGGCTGGACTGATCCTGCTATTGGAGCCGGTGATCACCTACTTCATCGACATTGCCTTTCTCGGCAAGACCAACTCAACCCTGCAGGTCTGCGGCGCCCTGCTGACCATCCTGGCGGTGTACATCGGCTCGATCCGGCCGCCGAAGAAGGCGGACCCGGCGCTGCCCGAAGCCACCTGA
- a CDS encoding MFS transporter gives MLITNDAPKALRAWLLVALGFFTLALSYSSRSALSMAMPIWEHSFEWPRTTLSLAAALAMLMMALVAPLVGSVVDRYGARVVLSGGLASLAAGMFIVARLESPDQVWLLFAGFSLLGGLGFGSIAQHVFATVIAHRFPRGAGLPTGISLSGSSAGQLLVLPVLSLLIAGGFWQAGFWGLGAAALLLIPLTVAVLSKKISNAPGPRADAPAPSSSVRAQILALARSGTFHALFWSYLICGFTTSGVIETHFLPYANLCGFAPVPSATAFGILSGFNLLGMIMAGWLADRMHRPLLLFAIYLARALCFLMLLRIGDNYELLLAFAVLFGLFDYSTVPVTAGLLSAHTGIRSLGLALGLLSAGHALGGAMGAYLGGWFYDRTGLYDSLWWVSILLALAAALMVVSLRNSAEEAAADLKSPKNA, from the coding sequence ATGTTGATTACCAACGATGCCCCGAAGGCCCTGCGAGCATGGCTCTTGGTGGCGCTGGGCTTCTTCACCCTCGCCCTCTCCTATTCATCTCGTTCGGCGCTATCGATGGCGATGCCGATCTGGGAACACAGCTTCGAATGGCCGAGGACCACGCTGTCGCTGGCTGCTGCATTGGCGATGCTGATGATGGCGCTGGTGGCCCCGCTGGTCGGCAGCGTCGTCGATCGCTATGGCGCTCGTGTCGTACTCAGTGGCGGCCTCGCCTCGCTGGCCGCCGGCATGTTCATCGTCGCCCGGCTGGAGAGCCCGGACCAGGTCTGGCTGCTCTTCGCAGGCTTCAGCCTATTGGGTGGCCTGGGGTTTGGCAGCATCGCGCAGCACGTGTTCGCAACCGTGATTGCACACCGATTCCCACGCGGAGCGGGGCTTCCCACCGGCATCAGCCTGTCCGGCTCCAGCGCAGGCCAGTTGCTGGTCCTCCCCGTACTTTCTCTGCTCATCGCCGGTGGGTTCTGGCAGGCCGGGTTCTGGGGGCTGGGCGCAGCGGCGCTGCTACTGATCCCACTGACAGTCGCGGTATTGTCCAAGAAAATTTCGAATGCGCCCGGCCCCAGGGCGGATGCCCCGGCGCCTTCCTCCTCAGTGCGCGCGCAGATCCTTGCCCTGGCCCGCAGCGGGACTTTCCACGCCCTGTTCTGGAGCTATCTGATCTGCGGATTCACCACCAGCGGCGTCATCGAAACCCACTTCCTGCCCTATGCAAACCTGTGCGGCTTCGCCCCTGTTCCCAGTGCCACCGCTTTCGGGATTCTGTCCGGATTCAACCTGCTGGGCATGATCATGGCGGGCTGGCTTGCCGACCGCATGCATCGGCCGCTGCTGCTCTTTGCGATCTACCTGGCGCGGGCCTTGTGCTTCCTGATGTTGCTGCGCATCGGCGACAACTACGAACTGCTCCTGGCCTTTGCCGTTCTGTTCGGGCTTTTCGACTATTCGACCGTCCCGGTCACCGCCGGGCTGCTCTCGGCTCACACCGGGATAAGGTCGCTGGGGCTCGCCCTGGGTCTCTTGTCGGCGGGGCATGCCCTGGGGGGCGCGATGGGCGCCTATCTCGGGGGCTGGTTCTACGATCGGACCGGCCTGTACGACAGCCTCTGGTGGGTATCCATCCTGCTGGCCCTGGCTGCGGCGCTGATGGTCGTCAGCCTCAGGAACAGTGCGGAGGAAGCGGCGGCCGATCTGAAGAGCCCCAAAAATGCCTGA
- the gabT gene encoding 4-aminobutyrate--2-oxoglutarate transaminase: protein MSSIEARNQHVSNGVAVAHPITISRAAGAYVWDDQGKKYLDFVGGIGVLNVGHNHPRVVEAVRKQLDVFSHICFQVAAYDQYVELAARLNKLVGGDEHYKSVFLTTGAEAVENAIKIARGYTNRPGVIAFRGGFHGRTLMGMTLTGMSQPYRQNFGPLAPDVYHVPYPNEYRGVTTEKALEALQEVFDTQIAADRVAAIIIEPVQGDGGFVAAPVEFMRALRKRTEELGIVLICDEIQTGFGRTGKLFGFQHSGIQPDLVTVAKSLAGGLPISGVVGRAEIMDAPKPGGLGGTYGGNPLGCAAALEVIKIFESENLLERSQAIGAHLLEGFKALEPSFRSIGHVRAIGAMAAVEFVSDRDSKAPDAALAQRIIDAAREEGLLVIKCGVHRNVVRFICPLVISEQDVAEALRMFERALVAANA, encoded by the coding sequence ATGTCCTCTATCGAAGCTCGCAATCAACACGTTTCCAACGGTGTCGCCGTCGCGCATCCGATCACTATCAGCCGCGCCGCCGGCGCCTATGTCTGGGATGACCAAGGCAAGAAGTACCTGGATTTCGTCGGCGGCATTGGCGTGCTGAACGTCGGCCACAATCACCCGCGCGTTGTCGAGGCTGTCCGCAAGCAGCTGGATGTCTTCTCGCACATCTGTTTCCAGGTCGCGGCCTACGACCAGTACGTGGAGCTGGCCGCCCGGCTGAACAAGCTGGTGGGAGGCGATGAGCACTATAAGTCGGTGTTCCTCACCACCGGCGCCGAGGCCGTGGAGAACGCGATCAAGATCGCCCGTGGCTACACCAACCGGCCGGGCGTGATTGCCTTCCGCGGTGGCTTCCACGGCCGCACCCTGATGGGCATGACCCTGACCGGCATGAGCCAGCCGTATCGCCAGAACTTCGGCCCGCTCGCTCCGGACGTGTACCACGTGCCGTACCCGAATGAGTACCGTGGTGTGACCACCGAGAAGGCGCTCGAGGCTCTTCAGGAAGTATTCGACACCCAGATCGCCGCCGATCGCGTCGCTGCGATCATCATCGAGCCGGTACAGGGCGACGGCGGTTTCGTTGCTGCCCCTGTCGAATTCATGCGCGCCCTGCGCAAGAGGACCGAAGAGCTGGGCATCGTCCTGATCTGCGACGAAATCCAGACCGGCTTCGGCCGTACCGGCAAGTTGTTCGGCTTCCAGCATTCGGGCATCCAGCCGGACCTGGTCACCGTCGCCAAGAGCTTGGCCGGTGGCCTGCCGATCTCCGGTGTCGTTGGCCGTGCCGAAATCATGGACGCGCCGAAGCCGGGTGGCCTGGGCGGCACCTACGGCGGCAACCCGCTGGGCTGCGCCGCTGCTCTGGAAGTCATCAAGATCTTCGAGAGCGAGAACCTGCTGGAACGCAGCCAGGCCATCGGTGCTCATCTGCTGGAAGGCTTCAAGGCCCTCGAGCCCAGCTTCAGGAGCATTGGCCACGTCCGCGCTATCGGCGCCATGGCGGCCGTCGAGTTCGTCTCCGACCGTGACTCGAAAGCACCCGATGCCGCGCTGGCTCAACGCATCATCGATGCTGCCCGCGAAGAAGGTCTGCTGGTCATCAAGTGTGGTGTCCATCGCAACGTCGTTCGCTTCATCTGCCCGCTGGTCATCTCCGAGCAGGACGTTGCTGAAGCGCTGCGCATGTTCGAACGCGCTCTGGTCGCAGCGAACGCTTAA
- a CDS encoding AraC family transcriptional regulator, whose protein sequence is MNEDFVRFRRIPEGDSELLSARFSNQTFGRHSHDRYAVGVISGGMERMYYRGCYSLGGAGSVVTISPGEIHDGLPAHEQGWMYRMLYLDPQWLSRTLMPWQGSEYIHLFKTAFRQMPTLARTFLHHHQAIEASPCALERESLLLELVPQLFECNGVRSPSVEAFERRAVQQVRCKLEDDFNQQVSLEQLANLVGLEPLYLIRVFKKSVGVSPHSYQIQVRIAQVQRLLRAGMSIADAAIACGFFDQSHMTRAFKKVVGITPGSFRAGRSPT, encoded by the coding sequence TTGAACGAGGACTTCGTCAGGTTCCGGCGCATACCCGAGGGCGATAGCGAGCTGCTCTCGGCGCGTTTCAGCAACCAGACGTTCGGACGCCATTCCCATGATCGCTATGCCGTCGGAGTCATCAGCGGCGGCATGGAGCGAATGTATTACCGTGGCTGCTATTCCCTGGGCGGCGCGGGCAGCGTGGTCACCATCAGTCCGGGCGAAATCCACGATGGCTTGCCCGCCCATGAGCAGGGCTGGATGTACCGCATGCTGTACCTGGACCCGCAGTGGCTCAGTCGCACGCTGATGCCCTGGCAGGGGAGTGAGTACATTCATCTGTTCAAGACAGCGTTCCGCCAGATGCCGACGCTCGCGCGGACCTTCCTGCACCATCACCAGGCGATCGAGGCATCTCCGTGTGCCCTGGAGCGGGAAAGCCTGTTGCTGGAGCTGGTGCCGCAGCTCTTCGAGTGCAATGGTGTGCGTAGCCCGTCGGTCGAGGCGTTCGAGCGGCGGGCGGTGCAGCAGGTCCGCTGCAAGCTCGAGGACGACTTCAATCAGCAGGTTTCCCTGGAGCAGCTGGCCAACCTGGTGGGCCTGGAGCCGCTGTACCTTATCCGGGTGTTCAAGAAGAGCGTGGGCGTGTCGCCCCACAGCTACCAGATCCAGGTCCGTATCGCCCAGGTCCAGCGCCTGTTGCGTGCCGGCATGAGCATTGCCGATGCCGCCATCGCCTGTGGTTTCTTCGACCAGAGCCACATGACTCGCGCATTCAAGAAAGTGGTCGGTATCACTCCGGGCAGTTTTCGCGCAGGGCGTTCACCGACCTAG
- a CDS encoding polyamine ABC transporter substrate-binding protein → MKAKALALVALSGLGIAGNALADSVTVISYGGASKEAQVGAFYKPFEKESGKQVIAGEWNGEMAKVKAMVDTKSVSWDVLDVEDTDLVRGCEDGLFEQLDYSRLGIKDPLVKGAQTDCGVGIFVWSNVLAYNADKLKVAPTGWKDFWDLKKYPGKRSLRKSARGALEFALMADGVAPADVYKVLSTPAGVDRAFKKLDEIKPSIQWWEAGAQPPQYLMSGDVVMSSSYNGRIHAAQESGANLKIVWDGNLYQFDDWAIPKGTPNLDAAYQFIAFAMRPEQQKLYTEKMAYGPSNTAAAALLDKKLASELPTAPENMKNALQMNVEFWTENGEALEQRFMSWASK, encoded by the coding sequence ATGAAGGCAAAAGCACTGGCACTCGTGGCTTTGAGCGGGCTAGGGATCGCAGGCAACGCCCTGGCCGACAGCGTCACCGTCATCTCGTACGGTGGCGCCAGCAAGGAGGCTCAGGTGGGGGCCTTCTACAAACCGTTCGAGAAGGAGTCCGGCAAGCAGGTGATCGCCGGCGAGTGGAACGGCGAGATGGCCAAGGTCAAGGCCATGGTCGATACGAAAAGCGTCTCGTGGGACGTACTGGACGTGGAAGACACCGACCTCGTACGGGGGTGTGAGGACGGACTCTTCGAGCAGCTCGATTATTCGCGCCTGGGCATCAAGGACCCGCTGGTCAAGGGCGCGCAAACCGACTGCGGCGTCGGCATCTTCGTCTGGTCGAACGTCCTGGCCTACAACGCCGACAAGCTCAAGGTCGCACCTACCGGTTGGAAGGATTTCTGGGACCTGAAGAAATACCCCGGCAAGCGCAGCTTGCGCAAATCCGCACGCGGGGCACTGGAGTTTGCCCTCATGGCCGATGGCGTGGCGCCTGCCGATGTCTACAAGGTGCTTTCAACGCCGGCTGGCGTTGACCGTGCCTTCAAGAAACTCGACGAAATCAAGCCGAGCATCCAGTGGTGGGAGGCAGGCGCGCAGCCGCCGCAGTACCTGATGTCGGGCGACGTGGTCATGAGCTCCTCGTACAACGGTCGTATCCATGCCGCGCAGGAAAGCGGCGCCAATCTGAAGATCGTCTGGGACGGAAACCTCTACCAGTTCGATGACTGGGCGATTCCGAAGGGCACGCCGAACCTGGATGCGGCCTACCAGTTCATCGCGTTCGCCATGCGGCCCGAGCAGCAGAAACTGTACACGGAGAAAATGGCCTACGGTCCGTCCAACACCGCCGCTGCCGCGTTGCTGGACAAGAAACTGGCCAGCGAGCTGCCGACCGCGCCCGAGAACATGAAGAACGCCCTGCAAATGAACGTCGAGTTCTGGACCGAGAACGGTGAAGCGCTGGAGCAGCGTTTCATGTCCTGGGCCAGCAAATAG